In Candidatus Neomarinimicrobiota bacterium, the following proteins share a genomic window:
- a CDS encoding M28 family peptidase, translating to MRVSLGYVFLIGIFVTSIITGTIIRVPQHPLKNAYTFQSQLPLNPLIEEMVNMVSEDELLNNLESLVGFHTRHTSSDTSSTDTGIGAARNFILSSFEEYRQAGGGSLEASFFVFPATVCEVVNSAHKNVLATIPGISTPERVFMASGHMDNRPIDICDFTSFAPGANDDGSGTVVSMELARIFSHFTDSFESTVILMTVTGEDEGLYGSTAYADWALENDLGINGMITNDVVGNIEGCVDPECPTGEEIIIDSTSVRHFSGDPSTSTSRQLSRYMKLKAERYVNDVDWTVNLIPSIDRPGRGGDHMPFYNNGYPAVRFTEPHEYGDGSGLNGRQHNETDLVEFMDMPYLARIVKTNIAGLASLAMAPDRPKDLVAEDPGTGTQILMTWPFTQSEADFSGYRVAYRSTYPEESLFYNDIIDVGNVNQYTLSGLKPNVSLYVSVSAYDTSGNESVFSDEVLLAPIVVEEVSVLPTYVTPGKDSVVVTGVVVSDTSGLTLYAEIETPDERPLDSLRLYDDGTHEDVAAGDGLFANVWPAPPIDEQVYFVDLHITISDSDTVTSELDNVQLFTTIGPLAYESVVPLNDTIPNPGENLIFRVNLKNHGSTATATDVTAQLSSSHTCVNELIANNAGWADIPAGESSNMTSGFYILNIAETCPGGTDIPIDMSIASEGYFFWSDSFTIHVYDIGPVEIANQEGILPEVHALLQNYPNPFNPVTTLRYDLPERSEVVLTVYDIMGREARTLVQGMEEPGYKSVSWDGTDDSGNPVSAGVYLYRIFAGGVLRTGSFGQAGDFTQTRKMLLLK from the coding sequence GTGAGAGTTTCATTGGGATACGTTTTTCTTATTGGGATTTTCGTCACCTCAATAATTACAGGTACGATCATCAGAGTCCCCCAGCACCCGCTGAAGAATGCATACACCTTCCAAAGCCAGTTACCGCTCAATCCACTCATCGAGGAAATGGTCAATATGGTCTCAGAGGATGAACTTCTGAACAATCTTGAATCACTGGTGGGGTTCCACACTCGCCATACGTCATCGGACACTTCCTCAACCGATACTGGGATCGGGGCGGCTCGGAATTTCATATTGAGCAGTTTCGAGGAATATAGACAAGCCGGCGGAGGCTCTTTGGAAGCCAGTTTCTTCGTTTTCCCGGCAACTGTATGTGAAGTCGTCAATTCTGCCCACAAGAATGTCCTGGCCACCATACCTGGGATTTCCACCCCTGAAAGGGTGTTCATGGCTAGCGGACATATGGACAACAGACCCATTGACATCTGCGATTTCACCTCCTTCGCCCCCGGGGCGAACGATGACGGCAGCGGAACGGTTGTATCCATGGAGCTGGCCCGAATATTCAGTCATTTTACAGACAGCTTTGAAAGCACAGTGATCCTAATGACAGTCACCGGCGAAGACGAAGGACTCTACGGGAGCACCGCCTATGCAGATTGGGCCCTGGAGAACGACCTGGGTATTAATGGTATGATCACAAATGACGTGGTGGGAAACATAGAAGGATGCGTGGATCCGGAGTGTCCCACGGGAGAGGAAATTATCATAGACAGCACAAGTGTGAGGCATTTTTCCGGTGACCCGTCCACGTCAACTTCCCGACAACTGTCCCGATACATGAAGCTCAAGGCGGAGCGGTATGTTAATGACGTGGATTGGACTGTCAATCTGATCCCAAGCATTGACCGGCCAGGGCGGGGCGGGGACCACATGCCTTTCTACAATAATGGATATCCCGCGGTAAGGTTTACGGAACCCCACGAATATGGCGACGGCTCTGGACTAAACGGTCGTCAACACAACGAAACGGACCTGGTGGAGTTCATGGATATGCCTTATCTCGCCCGTATCGTGAAAACAAATATAGCTGGCCTGGCATCACTTGCCATGGCCCCGGACCGACCCAAAGATCTGGTGGCTGAGGACCCGGGAACGGGGACACAGATCCTGATGACCTGGCCTTTCACTCAATCTGAAGCGGATTTCTCCGGCTACCGTGTCGCCTATCGGTCGACGTACCCTGAAGAATCCCTTTTCTACAACGATATAATTGACGTAGGAAATGTGAACCAGTATACCCTCTCGGGCCTGAAACCCAATGTCTCCCTTTATGTGAGCGTTTCCGCCTATGACACGTCAGGGAATGAGAGTGTCTTCTCGGACGAGGTCCTACTTGCCCCCATTGTCGTGGAAGAAGTCAGTGTTCTTCCGACTTATGTAACACCTGGCAAAGATTCCGTGGTCGTGACTGGTGTTGTCGTGAGTGACACATCTGGACTTACCCTTTACGCCGAGATAGAGACACCGGATGAGAGGCCACTTGACTCACTTCGTTTGTATGATGACGGGACTCACGAGGATGTCGCAGCAGGAGACGGTCTGTTTGCGAACGTCTGGCCGGCCCCACCGATCGACGAACAAGTTTATTTTGTCGATCTCCATATTACAATAAGTGACAGCGACACAGTCACTTCTGAGCTTGATAACGTGCAATTATTCACCACTATTGGCCCTCTTGCTTATGAATCGGTAGTGCCTCTAAATGATACCATTCCGAACCCCGGGGAGAACTTAATATTTAGGGTCAATCTAAAAAATCATGGGTCAACAGCCACCGCAACCGATGTTACCGCACAACTAAGCTCCAGTCATACGTGTGTGAATGAACTGATCGCAAACAATGCGGGTTGGGCTGACATCCCTGCCGGAGAAAGTTCTAATATGACCTCTGGCTTTTACATTTTGAACATCGCAGAGACCTGTCCAGGGGGAACAGATATCCCCATTGATATGTCTATCGCCAGTGAAGGTTACTTTTTCTGGAGTGATAGTTTCACTATACACGTATACGACATAGGGCCAGTTGAAATAGCAAATCAGGAAGGGATACTTCCCGAGGTACACGCCCTGCTTCAGAACTACCCTAACCCCTTCAACCCAGTCACAACCTTACGGTATGATCTACCTGAGCGATCTGAGGTTGTGCTAACGGTTTATGACATCATGGGCAGAGAGGCCAGGACGTTGGTTCAAGGTATGGAAGAGCCGGGATACAAGTCGGTCAGCTGGGATGGCACTGATGATTCTGGCAATCCTGTGAGCGCAGGAGTTTACCTGTACCGCATCTTCGCCGGCGGGGTCCTTCGGACAGGATCCTTCGGGCAGGCTGGTGATTTTACTCAGACCCGCAAGATGTTGCTACTCAAGTAG